Proteins from a single region of Kluyveromyces lactis strain NRRL Y-1140 chromosome A complete sequence:
- a CDS encoding uncharacterized protein (similar to uniprot|P53632 Saccharomyces cerevisiae YOL115W TRF4 DNA polymerase sigma involved in mitotic chromsome condensation) → MSKRPSSGKGVKPNRNRNKPVKQVKKMRKSSLSRAQKNFSVFQQQSHENKYESLQSIRDDGEDAGDEVVFLHDEGKDLNSDDIDEVSVSENDLDLEDEEDEEEGEEEEPVGTADGIIGNNSLDANEDFIAFDLSEPEEDEHENGFEEHSEPETAGKEEIEEGEGDKLRHNADFPWILNHDHSKQREIADWLTLEIKDFVSYISPNRQEIEQRNQAIAKLKEAVVELWPDSSLNCFGSYATDLYLPGSDIDCVVRSASGDKENRNALYSLASFLKRKQLATQVEVIAKARVPIIKFVEPESKIHIDVSFERTNGLEAARVIRGWLEEQPGLRELVLIVKQFLHARRLNNVHTGGLGGYSIICLVYTFLKLHPRVLTGDIDPLENLGVLLIDFFELYGKNFGYDDVGISVSEHEARYIPKNEHPDLSAGRPRFSLLIQDPGDPSNNISRGSFNLRDIKKGFAGAFDLLANRCFELDSATFKDRIGSSILGNVIKYKGTKRDFNDERDLVINEAIQENEKYHNKRGRIVHDDLFTDISDIEAEEEIYQVQEPPTKKTKKDKSKEKKERKEKRREKRKKQQLKENTERVQEVEEDNYDPTEAIIVNDEPSEQEDDYDPSKPSVDDYMGLPEENNDENDKDTKEEARTPVINLIEDENGASDDSNSDPKMQLVDKQTKRDYWLSKGQAM, encoded by the coding sequence ATGTCAAAACGACCTTCTTCCGGTAAGGGGGTGAAACCGAACCGTAACAGAAACAAGCCAGTAAAGCAAGTTAAAAAGATGAGAAAATCTTCTCTGTCAAGAGCTCAAAAGAACTTCTCTGTTTTCCAGCAGCAGTCTCATGAGAATAAATACGAGAGTTTACAATCTATCAGAGATGATGGTGAAGACGCTGGGGACGAAGTTGTGTTTCTGCATGATGAAGggaaagatttgaattctgATGATATCGATGAAGTATCTGTATCGGAGAATGACTTGGACCTAGAAGATGAGGaggacgaagaagaaggtgaagaagaagaaccagtGGGAACCGCGGATGGTATTATTGGTAATAATTCATTAGACGCAAACGAGGACTTTATTGCATTTGATTTATCAGAACCGGAGGAGGATGAGCATGAAAACGggtttgaagaacattCTGAGCCAGAGACGGcaggaaaagaagaaatagagGAAGGAGAAGGAGATAAGCTCAGGCACAATGCAGATTTCCCATGGATACTCAATCATGATCACTCTAAGCAGCGGGAAATTGCGGATTGGCTAACACTAGAGATTAAAGATTTTGTTTCCTATATCTCGCCTAATAGACAAGAGATCGAACAACGTAACCAAGCCATTgcaaaattgaaagaggcAGTCGTAGAGCTATGGCCTGATTCAAGTTTGAACTGTTTTGGTTCTTATGCAACAGATTTATATTTACCTGGATCAGATATTGATTGCGTGGTCCGAAGTGCATCTGGAGATAAGGAAAATAGAAATGCATTATATTCATTAGCATCGTTCTTAAAGAGGAAACAATTAGCTACTCAAGTGGAAGTTATCGCAAAGGCAAGAGTGCCTATCATTAAATTTGTGGAACCAGAATCCAAGATACATATCGATGtttcctttgaaagaactaATGGTCTTGAGGCGGCCCGAGTCATTCGTGGATGGTTAGAGGAGCAACCGGGACTTAGAGAGTTGGTTCTTATAGTCAAACAATTTTTGCATGCAAGACGGTTGAACAACGTCCATACAGGTGGTCTTGGTGGGTACAGTATCATTTGCTTAGTTTACACTTTTTTAAAACTCCATCCAAGGGTGTTAACGGGAGATATTGACCCATTGGAAAACCTTGGTGTGCTTTTGATAGACTTTTTTGAGTTGTATGGTAAAAATTTCGGTTATGATGACGTTGGAATCAGTGTAAGTGAACATGAAGCTAGATATATCCCTAAGAACGAACATCCAGATTTGTCTGCTGGAAGGCCGCGCTTTTCGCTCTTGATTCAAGATCCTGGAGATCCTTCCAATAATATCAGTAGAGGTTCCTTTAACTTAAGAGATATCAAGAAGGGATTTGCCGGTGCGTTTGATTTACTGGCCAATAGATGCTTCGAATTGGATTCTGctactttcaaagatcgGATTGGAAGTAGTATATTGGGTAATGTGATCAAGTACAAGGGAACaaaaagagatttcaaCGACGAAAGAGATCTGGTTATCAATGAAGCCATCCAGGAGAACGAGAAATACCATAACAAGAGGGGTAGAATAGTCCATGATGATTTATTCACCGATATTAGTGATattgaagctgaagaagaaatctacCAGGTGCAGGAACCTCCAACTAAAAAGACTAAGAAGGACAAGagtaaagaaaagaaggaaagaaaagagaagagaagggaaaagagaaagaagcaacagctcaaagaaaatactGAGAGGGTACAAGAGGTCGAAGAAGATAATTATGATCCGACTGAGGCAATTATTGTTAATGACGAACCATCCgaacaagaagatgattATGATCCTAGTAAACCTTCCGTAGATGATTACATGGGCTTGCCggaagaaaacaatgatgaaaatgacaaggataccaaagaagaagcgaGAACACCAGTGATAAACCTTatagaagatgaaaatggtgCCAGTGACGATTCGAACTCTGATCCGAAAATGCAACTAGTAGACAAACAGACCAAAAGAGATTATTGGTTAAGCAAAGGCCAAGCCATGTAA
- the PTH4 gene encoding Pth4p (similar to gnl|GLV|CAGL0E02123g Candida glabrata CAGL0E02123g and weakly similar to YOL114C uniprot|Q12322 Saccharomyces cerevisiae YOL114C), with product MLTVLKRHYSDAIAVGRAWIEGFKAENVPLKLFVATYDRSRGKGGQNVNKVNSKCTLTLYNFSKCSWFPDEIRKQLLDKGFRYYAPSKDALVIQSDETRSREQNRDICVEKLVKEVKKLVFFPGETDMSTKRKWNEIKKRSNEVRLSEKKFKSDKKRSRTVKLDF from the coding sequence ATGCTTACAGTGCTTAAGAGACATTATTCTGATGCAATAGCCGTTGGAAGGGCATGGATTGAGGGTTTTAAGGCTGAGAACGTGCCGTTGAAACTGTTCGTTGCGACCTATGATCGGTCTCGTGGGAAAGGTGGGCAGAATGTTAATAAGGTCAACAGCAAGTGTACGTTGACATTGTATAACTTTAGCAAGTGTTCGTGGTTTCCAGATGAGATCCGGAAGCAGCTTTTAGATAAAGGTTTTAGGTACTATGCTCCGAGTAAAGATGCGTTAGTGATTCAGAGCGACGAGACTAGGTCAAGGGAGCAAAATCGGGATATATGCGTCGAAAAGCTTGTTAAGGAGGTGAAGAAACTCGTATTCTTCCCCGGTGAGACAGACATGTCAACGAAACGGAAATGGAATGAGATCAAAAAACGATCGAATGAGGTACGGCTTagtgaaaagaagtttaAATCTGATAAGAAAAGATCCCGAACTGTCAAGCTAGACTTCTGA
- a CDS encoding uncharacterized protein (similar to uniprot|P48562 Saccharomyces cerevisiae YNL298W CLA4 Involved in localizing cell growth with respect to the septin ring protein kinase homologous to Ste20p interacts with CDC42) has product MSLSAAARDYSDADFQNIGPAPKPPMGFNQTQPISNDFNKLDLNRNLKQRSLVSTTQKRKSGWISYKDDGILSFIWQKRYMVLSDAYLSLYKTEQTIRETPVMQIPLTSIVSVSRNQLKQNCFEIIRSSSANGSMPMSASQDGSKKSIYISTKTELELHTWLDAIFARCPLLSGVSSPTNFTHRVHVGFDPETGSFVGMPSNWEKLLKHSRITGEDWNNNSAAVIQVLQFYQEYNGVNQSSASLPPSASSATPSPSTNTLPTIAKNNFHATLQSNGSGGSSSGSSTSSFNHNNFNNSSTNVDAARSDHGKNELIPQRKPPSPPSSSSSNVHPNVEISKASPNNHGPKVAQQYVPSPQHTQRKPLASLHNMANPYSRTKAGPTVRQQVSTQPYSYQQQQPKQNYQQSLQQQQQQANRQQTPAKYPTDGPNVSPRDQNHKPPSPQNHNQYQHNLKQPQQQQQKQLIQQHTVAIPPRMHPQRIASDRSQNQPKPGMQPLIQVTTSQNKQPSPSQSAAQMAMRQHNQHPAGMPKVANAKLQPAREAPRVGDSNQQKTTEVSKKKPSKPAMSNAEIMTNLKNVTFNMDPTPFFRMVEKAGQGASGSVYLAERLQLPPYKDELEAEKNQLGNKVAIKQMILSKQPRKELIVNEILVMKDSKHNNIVNFLEAYLKTEDDLWVVMEYMEGGSLTDIIENSPTGSSGQSPLTEPQIAYIVRETCQGLKFLHDKHIIHRDIKSDNVLLDTRGRVKITDFGFCAKLTDKRSKRATMVGTPYWMAPEVVKQREYDEKVDVWSLGIMTIEMLESEPPYLNEEPLKALYLIATNGTPKLKHPEYLSLEIKRFLSVCLCVDVKYRASTEELLHHSFFNMSCESQDLISLLEWKN; this is encoded by the coding sequence ATGTCATTATCAGCTGCAGCTAGGGATTACTCAGATGCTGATTTCCAGAATATAGGTCCAGCTCCAAAACCGCCAATGGGATTTAACCAGACTCAGCCGATATCGAATGATTTTAATAAACTTGATTTGAATAGGAATTTGAAGCAGAGATCGTTAGTGTCTACAACTCAGAAACGTAAATCCGGGTGGATCTCATATAAAGATGATGGGATTCTTTCGTTCATATGGCAGAAACGTTATATGGTACTGTCAGATGCGTATTTGTCACTATACAAGACAGAACAAACTATAAGAGAAACGCCTGTGATGCAGATCCCGTTAACGAGTATTGTCAGTGTTTCtagaaatcaattgaaacagaattGTTTTGAGATCATTAGATCATCTTCTGCAAACGGATCGATGCCGATGTCAGCCAGTCAGGATGGGAGTAAGAAGTCTATTTATATCTCTACCAAGACCGAACTTGAACTACATACTTGGCTCGATGCAATTTTCGCTAGATGCCCATTGCTTAGCGGTGTGTCTTCTCCAACCAATTTCACACATAGGGTTCATGTTGGGTTCGACCCGGAGACTGGATCCTTCGTCGGTATGCCATCAAATTGGGAGAAATTATTGAAGCATTCTAGAATTACAGGTGAAGACTGGAATAATAATTCGGCTGCTGTTATTCAAGTACTACAATTCTACCAAGAGTATAACGGCGTAAATCAATCAAGTGCCTCGCTGCCACCTTCTGCATCCTCTGCGACTCCGTCTCCCTCGACGAATACTCTACCAACAATCGCGAAGAATAATTTCCATGCAACTTTGCAGTCGAATGGTAGTGGTGGTAGCAGTTCTGGTTCTTCCACTTCAAGTTTCAATCATAATAActtcaacaacagcagcacAAATGTTGATGCTGCGAGGTCAGATCATGGTAAGAATGAATTAATTCCTCAAAGGAAACCACCTTCCCcaccatcttcttcttccagCAACGTACATCCCAACGTTGAGATCTCAAAGGCTTCTCCAAATAATCATGGCCCTAAAGTAGCTCAGCAGTACGTGCCCTCACCTCAACATACTCAACGGAAGCCATTGGCATCTTTGCACAATATGGCGAATCCATACTCAAGGACAAAGGCTGGCCCCACTGTTCGTCAACAAGTATCAACTCAACCGTACTCAtaccaacaacagcaaccaaaacaaaactACCAGCAATCTttgcaacagcaacagcagcaagCTAACAGACAACAAACACCAGCAAAATACCCGACTGATGGCCCAAATGTTTCTCCAAGAGATCAGAATCATAAACCACCTTCTCCCCAGAACCACAATCAATATCAGCACAATTTAAAGCAACcacagcaacagcaacagaAACAACTTATACAACAACATACAGTGGCTATTCCACCTAGGATGCATCCTCAGCGTATTGCCAGTGACAGAAGTCAAAATCAACCCAAACCTGGTATGCAACCATTGATCCAAGTGACTACTTCACAAAATAAACAACCATCTCCAAGTCAATCTGCTGCACAGATGGCAATGAGGCAACACAATCAACACCCTGCAGGTATGCCTAAGGTTGCAAATGCCAAGTTACAACCTGCAAGGGAGGCACCAAGAGTTGGCGATAGCAATCAacagaaaacaacagaGGTATCGAAGAAAAAGCCAAGTAAGCCTGCCATGTCTAATGCTGAAATTATGACTAATCTAAAAAATGTTACCTTCAATATGGATCCAACCCCATTTTTCAGAATGGTCGAAAAGGCTGGTCAAGGTGCAAGTGGATCTGTTTATCTAGCTGAACGTTTGCAACTGCCACCGTATAAAGATGAGTTGGAGgcagaaaagaatcaactTGGCAACAAAGTTGCCATAAAACAAATGATTCTATCGAAGCAACCAAGAAAGGAGTTGATTGtcaatgaaattcttgTCATGAAAGACTCAAAACACAATAACATTGTCAATTTCTTAGAGGCATATCTAAAGactgaagatgatttgTGGGTGGTTATGGAATACATGGAAGGAGGTTCCCTGACAGACATAATAGAAAACAGCCCAACTGGCAGCAGTGGTCAATCACCTTTGACCGAGCCACAAATTGCATATATTGTCCGCGAAACTTGCCAAGGGTTGAAATTTTTGCATGACAAGCACATCATTCACAGAGATATCAAATCCGATAACGTTTTACTTGATACCAGAGGACGGGTTAAGATCACTGACTTTGGGTTCTGTGCTAAGTTGACCGATAAGAGAAGTAAAAGAGCTACTATGGTAGGAACTCCTTACTGGATGGCCCCTGAAGTTGTCAAGCAAAGAGAGTATGATGAAAAGGTTGACGTTTGGTCCTTAGGTATTATGACAATTGAAATGCTTGAAAGTGAACCACCATATTTGAATGAGGAACCATTGAAAGCCTTATATTTGATTGCAACAAATGGTACACCTAAGCTAAAACATCCAGAATATCTATCTCTTGAAATAAAGCGTTTCTTAAGCGTTTGCTTATGCGTTGATGTAAAATACAGAGCATCTACCGAAGAACTCTTGCATCATTCCTTCTTTAACATGAGCTGTGAATCACAAGACCTAATATCTCTTCTAGAGTGGAAGAACTAA
- the MON2 gene encoding Mon2p (similar to uniprot|P48563 Saccharomyces cerevisiae YNL297C MON2 Peripheral membrane protein with a role in endocytosis and vacuole integrity interacts with Arl1p and localizes to the endosome member of the Sec7p family of proteins) produces MAAAGSFVALSEQLVRDLQTLASESKRRSSDIKQACEKSIEILQRSHSEEELVRHPDFVDPFITACLSGNAKLTSISMQSMQRISGIRCICTSKMESLLNALLKSTELAIDIQLKVLQLIPILFKTYADVITDRLLAKLFLCCTQLLHQPNRTSILIGTVSATLQQLVNEVFDRCKDADNDDVKGPRPVPISNDKAGVVNKYRYDAHIVLANLSQLNDPHTYDDAILDVKNIPEDCGLEILEFLLSNHASSICQFEDLLFLLRTKVVPLLLRIFSTSKSFPIVVRTARCANLLISIQFFDKLELESEIMLWLLIHTLSKDSDSPMWKKILSLEIFDNCTKHPKLIEKIFKSYDHLEDRKDICKSLLSAIDSSVHSFEFESLLNESDILMKGDILILSPDNSSSKMSLLNLLDKSSPPLIDQTYVIYLLLSISNNISDGVSSLASLSDQKEEVDEENDVLIELFKETYPSLFRIHRRFLYSTTLDTHLFHLLIRAFQKLSLAAGIFGCNEQLHELLSLFQTLILNNVPERRSAPVPTPSSGSVLGSIGDTLVNVAATMTEKQTDVKPRTTKDFRSRFFQQRNLNLFRALVSLSISLGSSFDAKSWETFLVTWQWVSYYMYGPTADFLDGYYGKDVVPATAITKQDLLTYETSVKKFIENSMNFTHAGLYVLFKTAVSCSVSVLESSQDLSSALVDSSGNVRFCPYNRSFFVAELSELLVSNYEKILVQNGDGGIWPMFSKYLISQIANRKLPDAALRLYLSRVYSDTVVELSAKCNSEGQTQNDLSLQTQEVIMKSLLELIDAIRALPISSESVYSNDTNVESDIILQALKTLNDLLNSFGETLNSWDIVLKILNSPFDVIDNGSQKITVDTESNISQVLVQKHKDMIQMSFEVFKLISDNFLQYLPLNIIKDFIDTLSNFVNQDRDLNISFSSISQFWLIADSLRMQKGDASVEESETKSYDALVQKGEINKIIEQDFPISQKLKALWIYLLVTLVRCAYDLRPEVKNGAVQTFFGILDSNFNLFPSWDLIASQVLKLLLSFNLPVENANGYAEFVNITFKGLLQIYSKHLTYFNSQNDMTEHWIILVSKMGDLMQLTAYDVVYSVCNNFKQLLEISKAIEDFPVLIIRKYYEIWSSYNIVYTSIPTNDYRKKTNSDCLQAFMDCFKPLYELHRMHSLIDTDFMEKCLSTINASARYPLLPDHISDRLKPSPLQKSLLAAIGTFDEDLPPNLQVLLLAQLSAIVDLPFETRDRIEKKLSAKLGDLTKTKIPSFEAISYSACELLSQRISRLERLDKTIIESRSFSKLLNNLSHPMTKNSMICPSIDSERPVLWKLACDSFCMLSDKLFYALVANLTATEEDNVNEYTAILIQMLIATIVKEGKQDDENIGIQAVIIYKQLKELFIKCLSLGLLSKEQIQPFGSALWSSSYYYEIDEVEDAVIKQCANLEDIVRQFAKFDFDNIVGSTKEPVALPNYNLTAICLGDLIAFCTLQTNKGEIVREVCFSFMIARVAFVLRKFIADQQLLNLQPISKVKSLELQQVSNGILSVLAFYNTVDTTIQSFELLDDLYPLLLRAIPLSQKVPGLQDTLLQIALLYAKLNK; encoded by the coding sequence ATGGCAGCCGCTGGTTCTTTTGTAGCTCTTTCTGAGCAATTGGTACGTGACCTCCAAACGTTGGCATCAGAATCTAAGAGAAGAAGCTCAGATATAAAGCAAGCATGTGAGAAGTCTATAGAAATATTGCAACGAAGTCATAGTGAAGAGGAATTGGTTAGACATCCTGATTTCGTTGATCCTTTCATAACAGCTTGTCTTTCTGGAAATGCTAAGTTGACAAGTATTTCTATGCAATCAATGCAACGTATATCAGGAATTAGGTGCATATGTACAAGCAAGATGGAATCACTGCTCAACGCTTTGTTAAAATCTACAGAATTGGCCATTGATATCCAATTGAAGGTTTTGCAACTAATTCCTATCCTATTCAAGACATATGCTGATGTTATCACTGATAGATTACTTGCGAAGTTATTCTTATGTTGTACTCAATTGCTACATCAACCGAATAGAACCTCTATCTTGATTGGTACAGTTAGCGCCACTCTACAGCAATTAGTTAATGAGGTTTTTGATAGATGTAAAGATGCTGACAATGATGATGTGAAAGGGCCCCGCCCTGTGCCTATTTCCAACGATAAGGCAGGAGTTGTAAACAAGTATCGATACGATGCTCATATCGTTTTGGCGAATTTGTCACAGCTTAATGATCCACATACGTATGATGATGCGATTTTGGATGTGAAAAATATACCTGAAGATTGCGGCCTAGAAATCTTGGAGTTTTTGTTATCCAACCATGCATCCTCTATCTGCCAGTTTGAAGACCTCTTATTTTTGTTAAGGACAAAGGTAGTTCCATTACTTCTCAGAATCTTCTCCACTTCAAAATCGTTCCCCATTGTCGTCAGAACCGCTCGTTGTGCTAATTTATTAATATCGATCCAATTTTTTGACAAACTAGAATTAGAGTCGGAGATTATGTTATGGTTACTGATACATACTTTGTCTAAGGATTCAGACTCCCCTATGTGGAAGAAAATTCTCTCGTTAGAGATATTTGACAACTGTACGAAACACCCTAAACTTATAGAaaaaatcttcaaaagctATGATCATCTTGAAGACAGAAAGGATATTTGTAAATCTCTTCTATCAGCCATTGATTCATCCGTCCACAgctttgaatttgaaagtttgTTAAATGAATCAGATATACTCATGAAAGGCGATattttaattctttcaccaGATAACAGTTCTTCGAAAATGTCGTTGCTAAATTTGCTTGATAAATCGTCACCTCCGCTGATAGACCAAACTTACGTTATTTATCTCTTACTTTCCATTTCTAATAACATCTCGGATGGAGTAAGTAGTTTGGCTTCGTTAAGCGACCAAAAGGAGGAGGTAGACGAAGAAAACGATGTGCTaattgaacttttcaagGAGACATATCCCTCTCTTTTTAGAATCCATCGAAGGTTTTTGTATTCTACTACACTTGACACCCACTTATTCCATTTATTAATACGTGCGTTCCAGAAACTTTCTCTTGCTGCTGGTATTTTTGGTTGCAATGAACAGTTACATGAGCTACTTTCGTTATTCCAGACACTAATTCTAAACAATGTTCCAGAAAGAAGATCTGCCCCAGTTCCAACGCCAAGCAGTGGGTCAGTATTAGGCTCGATAGGAGATACTCTGGTTAATGTGGCAGCAACTATGACAGAGAAGCAAACAGATGTCAAGCCTAGGACAACCAAAGACTTCCGTTCAAGGTTCTTCCAGCAGAGAAATTTAAACCTCTTTAGAGCTCTAGTTTCATTGTCCATCTCATTAGGCTCTTCTTTCGATGCTAAAAGCTGGGAAACATTTTTGGTCACCTGGCAGTGGGTTTCTTATTACATGTATGGTCCAACTGCAGACTTTTTAGACGGCTATTATGGTAAAGATGTGGTTCCAGCAACTGCAATAACAAAACAGGATCTTCTGACTTATGAAACATCAGTTAAAAAGTTCATCGaaaattcaatgaattttACGCACGCCGGACTATATGTGCTTTTCAAGACTGCTGTAAGCTGTTCTGTATCTGTTTTGGAAAGTTCACAAGATTTGAGTTCTGCACTTGTAGATTCATCGGGAAATGTACGATTTTGTCCATATAATCGCTCATTCTTTGTGGCTGAACTGTCAGAACTGTTAGTCTCCAATTACGAGAAGATTCTTGTACAGAATGGTGATGGGGGAATCTGGCCTATGTTTAGCAAATATTTGATCTCTCAGATCGCTAATAGAAAACTTCCTGACGCTGCTTTACGCTTGTACTTGTCTAGAGTTTATTCGGATACAGTTGTCGAACTCTCTGCTAAATGCAATTCAGAGGGTCAGACTCAAAATGACCTATCACTACAAACTCAAGAAGTAATCATGAAATCCTTGTTGGAACTCATTGATGCAATAAGAGCACTACCTATATCCAGTGAATCAGTGTACAGTAACGATACAAATGTGGAATCGGATATCATTCTTCAAGCTCTCAAAACGTTAAATGATCTTTTAAATAGTTTTGGAGAAACGTTGAATTCGTGGGATATAGTgttgaaaatattgaatTCACCTTTTGATGTTATTGATAATGGCTCACAGAAAATTACAGTGGATACAGAAAGCAATATATCACAAGTTCTGGTTCAAAAACACAAAGATATGATTCAAATGTCATTTGAAGTATTCAAATTAATTTCGGACAATTTCCTACAATACCTTCCTCtaaatatcatcaaagatttcattgataCGCTCTCGAATTTTGTTAATCAAGATAGGGATTTGAACATATCCTTTTCCTCTATTAGTCAGTTTTGGCTAATTGCAGACTCTCTTCGTATGCAAAAAGGAGATGCATCAGTTGAGGAATCAGAAACAAAATCCTATGATGCTCTAGTACAAAAAGGAGaaataaacaaaattaTTGAGCAGGATTTTCCTATATCACAAAAGTTAAAGGCTTTGTGGATTTATTTACTGGTTACACTAGTACGCTGTGCATATGATCTTCGTCCTGAGGTTAAAAATGGTGCTGTGCAaactttctttggaattttgGACTCAAATTTTAACCTTTTCCCATCCTGGGATCTTATTGCGTCGCAGGTTTTGAAGCTTTTGCTTTCATTTAATCTTCCTGTTGAGAACGCTAATGGGTATGCAGAATTTGTCAACATTACCTTCAAGGGATTGCTTCAGATTTATTCTAAGCACTTAACGTATTTCAACTCCCAAAATGATATGACAGAACATTGGATCATTCTTGTTTCTAAAATGGGTGATTTGATGCAATTAACAGCATATGATGTTGTTTATTCTGTTTGtaataatttcaaacagCTTTTGGAAATCTCCAAGGCAATAGAGGACTTCCCAGTCTTGATTATAAGAAAATACTATGAAATTTGGAGCAGTTATAATATTGTTTACACTTCAATTCCGACGAATGACtacagaaagaaaacaaactCAGATTGCTTACAAGCCTTTATGGATTGTTTCAAACCTCTATATGAGCTCCATAGGATGCACTCCTTGATCGACACAGACTTCATGGAAAAATGTCTAAGTACCATTAATGCCAGTGCTCGTTATCCATTGCTTCCGGACCATATTTCAGATAGACTAAAACCCTCTCCCCTACAAAAGTCTCTCCTTGCTGCGATTGGCacttttgatgaagatctTCCTCCTAATTTGCAGGTTTTGCTTTTAGCTCAACTTTCTGCTATTGTTGATCTACCTTTCGAAACTCGTgacagaattgaaaagaagctTTCCGCTAAATTGGGGGACCTTACAAAGACGAAGATTCCTTCTTTCGAAGCTATCAGTTATTCGGCGTGCGAATTACTATCACAAAGGATATCTAGGCTGGAACGTCTTGATAAAACGATTATCGAAAGCAGATCATTTAGCAAGTTACTTAACAACCTTTCCCATCCGATGACCAAAAACTCCATGATTTGTCCTTCAATAGATTCCGAACGTCCCGTACTTTGGAAGTTAGCATGTGATTCATTTTGTATGCTGTCAGATAAATTGTTTTATGCCTTGGTGGCCAATTTGACCGCAACCGAAGAGGATAATGTTAACGAATATACCGCCATATTGATACAAATGCTTATCGCGACTATAGTGAAAGAAGGAAAGcaagatgatgaaaacatCGGCATACAAGCTGTTATCATATATAAGCAGTTGAAGGAACTGTTTATAAAATGTCTTTCTTTGGGATTGTTGTCGAAAGAACAAATACAGCCATTCGGTTCTGCTTTATGGTCAAGTTCATATTAttatgaaattgatgaggTTGAGGACGCTGTTATCAAACAATGCGCCAACTTAGAAGATATTGTCAGACAATTTGCAaagtttgattttgacaATATCGTTGGAAGTACCAAAGAACCTGTGGCTCTGCCCAATTATAATCTCACGGCAATTTGTTTGGGAGACCTTATAGCATTTTGTACTTTACAAACCAACAAAGGTGAAATTGTGAGAGAAGTATGTTTTTCGTTCATGATCGCAAGAGTGGCATTTGTATTAAGAAAGTTCATTGCCGACCAGCAGCTTCTCAATTTACAACCCATCTCCAAGGTCAAAAGTTTAGAGCTGCAACAAGTATCCAATGGGATCTTGAGTGTACTTGCATTTTACAACACGGTGGATACTACCATACAGAGCTTCGAATTGTTGGATGACCTTTATCCGTTATTGTTGAGGGCTATCCCTCTTTCTCAGAAAGTTCCAGGACTTCAGGACACGCTATTGCAAATAGCCCTATTATATGCAAAACTAAATAAATGA